Below is a genomic region from Zea mays cultivar B73 chromosome 9, Zm-B73-REFERENCE-NAM-5.0, whole genome shotgun sequence.
GTGATGTCAAGACCTTTTCCAGTGCAGAATTAAACTTCAAGGGAAGGACTTAGTCCATGGCGCCAGGTACCTCTAGATTGTGTTGTGAAAACATTGGAAAAATGAAGGGGTGAGCTCAACTTTGCAGTGCACTTTTTGCACCCTCATTATGATAATCGTGATTTCTCTCTACAGTTCTGGACAGCTACCCTAGCGCTGGATGTGGCAAAAACCACAAGGGCTTGTTTAGAATCAAAGATAATAGAGTGGATTGAGGGGGCTAGAATACATCGCTACTCAATTTTGAATAGTGAGGGATTCTAGCCCCTTCATTACCCTTTATCCCAGACAAGCCCTAATACATCCGGACCCTCATGTGAGTCGAAACTCATTGCAGATTTTGAGCATGGTAATGCTCTTACTAGACCTCATAATGGTATTGTAATCATTATGTGTTAACATTTTGTTAAATGTTTTGTGTGTCGTCGCAACACACGAGTATCTAACTAGTTATTCTATAAACTGAAGGACTATAAATCCATATTCTATCATGTAGGTTCTTACTCAATAAATAAATGAGGTAACAACATATTAGATAATTATTGAACACTTAAAGAATAAATATATTAATCGCATCAGTGAGCATGTTGGATAATGGACTGCAAACATATGATCACGTACACTAAAAAGTGGAGTCGGATAGGACTAGTAGCTAGGAGTAGAATGGAACACACATTGCTCAACAGAAACATCATGCATGGGCATCACTGCTGCAGTCCTTTATGCACGGATCAATATATCACTATGTACACGAAAAATCTACAGCACAATTACAACGCTTCTGTTCATGGCTAGCAGCTGCGTGACTAGGATCTCAACACAATTACAACGTGTGGTTTGAGGAATAAGGTGATCAATTATCTTCtcatttcttttttttgtttggtttgtgtaaTAGAATATAATAAGTTGATCCATTATTATGTTATTCTTtatagactaataattattaatATAATAATATGAGGAATAGGTTCATTTCACAAAATTTATAGAATATACTAACGATAAACCACCTCATGTAGAAAAACAGCCGTTAGTCGATCATGGTTGCTTCTTTTGTCAGCTTTACGTGCAACTCCAGCTTCGTTCCCGGTGCAGAGATGCAAACGGCGCCAGGCTACCACCAGCTGCTCAACGCGGTGGTTGATCTCCTCGCTGATGGGCACCCTGACCCAGGCCAGGAGGAAGACGTCGTTTCTTGGGCTTGTGGTCGACCACACGATCAGAAGCATGCGTCCATGAGGCAGCAGCAACAGATTGCGGCAAACCCTGCACAGCTGCCACCGGCAAAATATATCTTTTTTCACAACACTACGGCTGGCAGGATACGAAATTGTAGCGACACTAATACTCCATCGATAACGTTATTATCATCATGGTAATAGTTCATAACTAATCACCACGAGTTAAATTTCCTTCTCTGCACGAGTAACAGGCATGGAAAACCTGCTCACAGTGGGCTGATCATGGCGGCATGCGGCTAGCGACAAAGGTCTGGCAGCCGTTGCGACCTTTCTTTCGGTCCGTCTGATGTCTGCACGCATGGCTTGGCCTCTCAATGACATTGACAGCCCGCGGACGTGTCAACGGCCCAACAGCAGGAGCGCGCACGGCGGTTTCTTTCGGGCACGTACGTACGTACCATCCTTCCGCGAACGACGCGCCGGTCTTccgtggtggcggcggcggcggctgcgcgTACGGCGGCGGGTACATcgccggtggcggcggcggctgtcCGTACGGCGACGCGTACACCGGCTGTCCGTACGGCTGCTGGtacatcggcggcggcggcggctgcccgTACGGCGACGCGTACATCGGCTGCGGCGGAGGCGGCCcgtactggtggtggtggtggtgctccATCCCGCGCTCCGCGTACGGGTCCATTGGGTACCCTGATAGGTCAGGTCAGGTCAGATTGAAAGGCACGTCGGCATCTCGAGAGGAACATGAGGTCGGAGGAGTCACCTTGGGGCGGCGGCGGGGGCGGAGACGGGGAGGGGCACGGCGAAGACGGGGGCGCGCCGCCATGGCCGTGGGGATTGTAGTAGCTCATCGTCCCCGCCGGAGCGACGGCGGGATTGGGATAGGAATCGCAGGGGCGATGGTGGTGTTGGTGGTGTTCGCGTTGGATTTCGAGAAGAATAGAGAGGGGGAACGCGTGAGGGTGCCGAGGGAACGACAGAGGAAGGAGGATCATGCCAGTTTTGTCGATCGTTTTTGTGGACGCAAGAGCCAACCTATAGCTATTCCTGGCAGGCTTCGACGGCTCGCTGCGTTGGGCACTTCATGCATCAGCGGACAGCAGCGGGCCGAACCCTGGGTCCGTTCAGGTCACAGCTGCAAGCAAAGGATACCTGTGAACTGCTCGGGAAAT
It encodes:
- the LOC103639468 gene encoding leucine-rich repeat extensin-like protein 3 isoform X1: MILLPLSFPRHPHAFPLSILLEIQREHHQHHHRPCDSYPNPAVAPAGTMSYYNPHGHGGAPPSSPCPSPSPPPPPPQGYPMDPYAERGMEHHHHHQYGPPPPQPMYASPYGQPPPPPMYQQPYGQPVYASPYGQPPPPPAMYPPPYAQPPPPPPRKTGASFAEGWYVRTCPKETAVRAPAVGPLTRPRAVNVIERPSHACRHQTDRKKGRNGCQTFVASRMPP
- the LOC103639468 gene encoding cysteine-rich and transmembrane domain-containing protein WIH2 isoform X2 is translated as MILLPLSFPRHPHAFPLSILLEIQREHHQHHHRPCDSYPNPAVAPAGTMSYYNPHGHGGAPPSSPCPSPSPPPPPPQGYPMDPYAERGMEHHHHHQYGPPPPQPMYASPYGQPPPPPMYQQPYGQPVYASPYGQPPPPPAMYPPPYAQPPPPPPRKTGASFAEGCCAGFAAICCCCLMDACF